The following coding sequences lie in one Porphyromonas asaccharolytica DSM 20707 genomic window:
- a CDS encoding NAD(+) synthase produces the protein MNYGYVKVAAAVPYVRVADCYYNTSRIKEMIFQAEELGVEILTTPELSITGYTCGDLFHQSFLLEQAQKALCQLVEETAETDVMVIVGMPVKVEEKLFNGAVAFQHGKILGAIPKTYLPNYREFQEKRWFSPSDSLQYKTVQMGPHTVPIGRNIIFKCGQVGIGIEICEDMWTPFTPGTRLSLYGAHIIFNLSASNENAGKHDYLRSLISGATSQSICGYVYASSGYGESSTDLVYTGKAFIAEVGKIVKEMRRFEYKERMIVSDIDVSRIHGERLINSSFKSAVNHFTDEEELVSIPFTLRSEEESQPMDRIIERNPFMPEGANPEERCHEMFQIQVCGLIQRLKHMRAEHAVIGISGGLDSALALLVTAEAFDLLGLDRKQIIAVTMPGFGTSERTYRNGYTMMQELGVTIREIDIKEATEQHLSAIDYKGNREDATFENAQARERTQILMDLANMYHAPVIGTGDLSEIALGWCTFNGDHMSMYAVNSGITKTSVQLIVGWYATHQAGDTPLATTLQDIVATPISPELLPIKDTKAGSEQQTQDLVGPYELHDFFIYHFLLDGFEPKKIFYLAKVAFEGAYTPQEIKHWMGVFFKRFFSQQFKRNAMPDGPKVQSVSLSSRGEWRMPSDAVSSMWIQEVESLEV, from the coding sequence ATGAACTATGGATATGTCAAGGTAGCGGCCGCTGTGCCCTATGTCAGAGTGGCTGACTGCTACTACAATACGAGCCGCATCAAGGAGATGATCTTTCAGGCGGAGGAGCTAGGAGTAGAGATACTTACGACTCCCGAGCTATCTATCACGGGGTATACCTGTGGGGATCTCTTTCATCAGTCGTTCCTATTGGAACAGGCTCAGAAGGCGCTATGCCAGCTAGTCGAGGAGACGGCCGAGACTGACGTGATGGTCATCGTCGGTATGCCAGTCAAAGTGGAGGAGAAACTCTTTAATGGGGCGGTCGCCTTCCAGCATGGTAAGATCCTAGGAGCGATCCCTAAGACTTATCTGCCGAACTACCGAGAGTTTCAGGAGAAGCGCTGGTTCTCGCCCAGTGATTCGCTACAATATAAGACGGTGCAGATGGGCCCCCACACGGTGCCTATCGGGCGCAACATTATCTTCAAATGTGGACAGGTGGGCATCGGTATCGAGATCTGCGAGGATATGTGGACGCCCTTTACCCCTGGCACACGCCTCAGCCTCTATGGAGCACATATCATCTTCAACCTCTCTGCGAGCAATGAGAATGCGGGCAAGCATGACTACCTCCGCTCGCTGATCAGTGGTGCCACGTCGCAGTCTATCTGTGGCTATGTGTACGCCTCTAGTGGCTATGGCGAGAGTTCGACCGATCTAGTCTACACAGGCAAAGCGTTTATCGCTGAGGTGGGCAAGATCGTTAAGGAGATGCGCCGCTTCGAGTACAAGGAGCGGATGATCGTGAGCGACATCGACGTGTCTCGTATCCATGGCGAGCGACTGATCAATAGTAGCTTCAAGAGTGCGGTCAATCACTTTACCGACGAGGAGGAGCTGGTAAGCATCCCCTTCACGCTACGCTCGGAGGAGGAGTCACAGCCTATGGATCGTATCATCGAGCGCAATCCCTTTATGCCTGAGGGGGCGAACCCAGAGGAGCGGTGTCACGAAATGTTTCAGATACAGGTGTGCGGGCTCATACAGCGCCTCAAGCACATGCGTGCGGAGCATGCCGTGATCGGCATCTCGGGCGGACTAGACTCGGCACTGGCTCTACTGGTGACGGCAGAGGCTTTTGACCTCTTGGGCTTGGATCGCAAGCAGATCATTGCAGTGACGATGCCGGGCTTTGGCACCTCTGAGCGCACCTATCGCAACGGCTACACGATGATGCAGGAGCTGGGTGTGACGATCCGTGAGATAGATATCAAGGAGGCGACGGAGCAGCATCTCTCAGCCATCGACTATAAGGGTAATCGGGAGGATGCGACCTTTGAGAATGCTCAGGCACGTGAGCGGACGCAGATACTGATGGATCTGGCCAATATGTACCATGCGCCCGTCATCGGGACGGGAGACCTGTCTGAAATCGCCTTGGGCTGGTGCACCTTCAATGGGGACCACATGTCTATGTATGCGGTGAATAGTGGTATCACGAAGACGAGCGTACAGCTGATCGTCGGGTGGTATGCTACGCACCAGGCTGGTGACACGCCACTAGCCACGACGCTACAAGACATCGTCGCTACGCCGATTAGCCCCGAGCTACTCCCGATCAAAGACACGAAGGCTGGCAGCGAGCAGCAGACGCAGGATCTCGTGGGGCCGTACGAACTACACGACTTCTTTATCTATCACTTCCTACTTGATGGCTTCGAGCCGAAGAAGATCTTTTACCTGGCGAAGGTTGCTTTCGAGGGAGCTTATACGCCCCAAGAGATCAAGCACTGGATGGGAGTCTTCTTCAAGCGATTCTTCTCTCAGCAGTTCAAGCGCAATGCGATGCCCGATGGGCCTAAGGTGCAGAGCGTCTCGCTCTCCTCACGTGGAGAGTGGCGCATGCCGAGCGATGCGGTGAGTAGTATGTGGATCCAAGAGGTGGAGAGTCTAGAGGTATAA
- a CDS encoding polyprenyl synthetase family protein gives MMSQEERAQLLLPITDFVEAFEQDFRQSLQSDAPVLSHALEHLRLSSGKHIRPIIVGLCAQLCAGQTNEQTLSAALVIELLHTASLIHDDVIDWSDTRRGQPTLNALYSNHQAVLMGDYVLSTAFLELVSREHTPEMLRVVAQAGRDLSIGELMQLSLSKAHTYREEDYYAVVDRKTGALFEASAKLGALSVDATEEQVKRCSRLGQLMGRAFQLQDDLFDYDTALDVGKPTGHDLIEGKVSLPLLYVLNHATPTERDEIISYLQQPIGSDSIEYLLRIANERGGIDYTERQIQHIHQEAIDLLRSFTPSSTRETLERFITLLGERQK, from the coding sequence ATGATGAGTCAAGAGGAGCGTGCGCAGCTTTTATTGCCGATAACGGACTTTGTCGAGGCCTTCGAGCAGGACTTCAGGCAGTCACTACAGAGTGATGCGCCTGTACTATCGCACGCCTTAGAGCATCTGCGGCTCTCCTCGGGCAAGCATATTCGTCCGATCATCGTGGGGCTATGCGCTCAGCTCTGCGCAGGACAGACCAATGAGCAGACGCTCTCAGCGGCACTGGTCATAGAGCTACTCCACACCGCTTCGCTAATCCACGATGACGTCATCGACTGGTCGGACACACGGCGTGGACAGCCTACGCTCAATGCACTCTACAGCAATCACCAGGCGGTCTTGATGGGAGACTATGTACTCTCGACCGCCTTTCTAGAGTTAGTCTCGCGAGAGCACACCCCTGAGATGCTACGTGTCGTCGCTCAGGCTGGGCGCGATCTCTCTATCGGAGAGCTGATGCAGCTATCCCTCTCGAAGGCACACACCTATCGTGAGGAGGACTACTATGCCGTGGTAGATCGTAAGACGGGAGCACTCTTTGAGGCAAGTGCCAAGCTGGGAGCTCTGAGCGTAGATGCTACCGAGGAGCAGGTGAAGCGCTGTTCCCGTCTAGGGCAATTGATGGGGCGTGCCTTCCAGCTACAGGATGACCTCTTCGACTATGACACAGCTCTAGATGTGGGCAAGCCTACGGGTCACGATCTTATCGAGGGCAAGGTCTCTCTTCCTCTACTCTATGTCCTGAACCATGCGACTCCTACGGAGCGTGACGAGATCATCTCGTATCTACAGCAACCTATCGGATCTGACTCGATCGAGTACCTCCTCCGCATAGCCAACGAACGGGGCGGCATCGACTACACAGAGAGGCAGATACAGCACATTCACCAAGAGGCGATCGACCTGCTCAGGAGCTTCACACCAAGTAGTACTAGAGAGACACTAGAGCGCTTCATCACATTACTAGGAGAGAGACAGAAATAG
- a CDS encoding CvpA family protein yields MEGDTLNWIDYMVMGCTAWALFKGFKRGVVSALIAVLGITVGYIVVRWIGVPVALWISQTFGLPHGVAVVGAYVATFSLSCWGIAFLARPTVRAIKRSSLSVVNKLMGALFAGAFVIIFFSLIFNLTDFILPRGVLEQLPDITSKEGEPAEPRRDQRDKSRLYDPVRGLISWAALGDLTSWQDKQLKQQSSE; encoded by the coding sequence ATGGAAGGGGATACGCTTAATTGGATTGACTATATGGTCATGGGCTGCACAGCGTGGGCACTCTTCAAGGGATTCAAGCGGGGTGTCGTGTCGGCTCTAATCGCTGTGCTGGGCATCACTGTCGGCTATATAGTGGTGCGCTGGATAGGTGTACCCGTAGCACTCTGGATCTCACAAACCTTCGGACTGCCCCACGGGGTGGCGGTGGTAGGCGCTTATGTGGCGACCTTCTCCCTCTCATGCTGGGGCATCGCCTTCCTAGCACGTCCTACGGTGAGAGCGATTAAGCGTTCGTCGCTCTCAGTTGTCAATAAACTTATGGGAGCTCTCTTTGCGGGAGCCTTTGTCATCATATTCTTTAGCCTTATATTTAATCTAACCGACTTCATACTGCCTCGAGGGGTGCTGGAACAGCTACCCGACATCACAAGTAAAGAGGGCGAGCCAGCTGAGCCTCGACGGGATCAGCGTGACAAGTCTAGACTATATGACCCAGTCCGTGGCTTGATCTCTTGGGCTGCGCTGGGCGACCTGACCTCTTGGCAGGATAAACAATTAAAGCAACAATCAAGTGAATAG